A single window of Ananas comosus cultivar F153 linkage group 24, ASM154086v1, whole genome shotgun sequence DNA harbors:
- the LOC109728724 gene encoding mitogen-activated protein kinase 2: MESGSGSAEGAHIKGVPTHGGRYVQYNVYGNLFEVSSKYVPPIRPVGRGAYGIVCAATNSQTREEVAIKKIGNAFDNRIDAKRTLREIKLLRHMDHENVIAIKDIIRPPRRENFNDVYIVYELMDTDLHQIIRSSQPLTDDHCQYFLYQLLRGLKYVHSANVLHRDLKPSNLLLNSNCDLKIGDFGLARTTSETDFMTEYVVTRWYRAPELLLNCSEYTAAIDIWSVGCILGEIVTREPLFPGKDYVHQLRLITELIGSPDDSSLGFLRGDNARRYVRQLPQYPRQQFRARFPTMSSGAVDLLERMLVFDPSKRITVDEALCHPYLASLHDINDEPVCAAPFNFDFEQPSFTEEDIKELIYRESVKFNPDPVH, translated from the exons atggagTCGGGGTCGGGATCGGCGGAGGGGGCGCACATCAAGGGGGTTCCGACGCACGGGGGGCGCTACGTCCAGTACAATGTCTACGGCAACCTCTTCGAGGTCTCCTCCAAGTACGTGCCCCCGATTCGCCCCGTGGGCCGCGGCGCGTACGGCATTGTTTG TGCTGCTACAAATTCACAAACACGTGAAGAGGTTGCGATCAAAAAGATCGGGAATGCATTCGATAATAGAATTGATGCTAAACGAACTTTGAGAGAAATAAAGCTACTACGGCACATGGACCATGAAAAT GTTATTGCAATAAAGGATATCATACGTCCTCCAAGGAGGGAAAATTTCAATGATGTTTATATAGTTTATGAGTTAATGGACACTGACCTTCATCAGATAATTCGCTCCAGTCAGCCATTGACTGACGACCATTGCCAG TATTTTCTTTACCAATTACTCCGCGGGCTGAAATACGTGCACTCAGCAAATGTATTGCACCGCGACCTTAAGCCGAGCAATTTGCTATTAAATTCAAACTGTGACCTAAAGATTGGAGACTTTGGGCTTGCAAGAACAACTTCCGAAACTGATTTCATGACAGAGTATGTCGTCACTCGTTGGTATCGGGCACCCGAGTTGCTTTTGAATTGCTCGGAGTATACTGCTGCAATTGACATTTGGTCAGTCGGGTGCATTCTTGGAGAAATTGTTACACGGGAGCCTTTGTTTCCTGGAAAAGACTATGTTCATCAATTAAGGCTAATAACTGAG CTAATTGGTTCGCCGGATGACTCGAGCCTCGGGTTTCTCCGAGGTGATAATGCTCGGAGATATGTGCGACAGCTCCCTCAATACCCGAGGCAACAGTTCCGCGCTAGATTCCCCACCATGTCTAGTGGAGCTGTTGATCTGCTGGAGAGAATGCTCGTATTCGATCCTAGCAAACGAATCACAG TCGATGAGGCTCTCTGTCATCCATATTTGGCATCCCTTCACGACATAAACGACGAGCCCGTTTGCGCAGCGCCGTTCAATTTCGACTTCGAACAGCCGTCGTTCACCGAAGAAGACATCAAGGAGCTCATATATAGGGAATCCGTGAAGTTTAATCCGGACCCGGTCCACTAA
- the LOC109728809 gene encoding uncharacterized protein LOC109728809 — protein MEKAGRAQSVKVLKKGKKKQAKDELDRLKQAEKKKRRLEKALATSAAIISELEKKKQKKKEEQQRLDEEGAAIAEAVALQVLIEEDANEPCRHLMLQDYRKFDPCSYSSSISPSMASQKSFSTYPFGGLGWEASAYSSGGNWTDWGAGQSFPSLGFHRDNISAPYFEETGQQTEISPGFIAAQAVSSLQIGDDSSEGRFALGNRLNFYREL, from the coding sequence ATGGAGAAAGCCGGGCGCGCCCAATCAGTAAAAGTcttgaagaaaggaaagaagaaacaGGCCAAAGACGAGTTGGACCGCCTGAAACAAGCTGAGAAGAAAAAGCGGCGTCTAGAAAAAGCACTTGCGACCTCTGCGGCCATAATCTCtgaattagaaaaaaagaagcagaaaaagaaagaagagcagCAGCGGCTGGACGAGGAAGGAGCCGCGATAGCCGAAGCAGTTGCCCTTCAGGTCCTAATAGAAGAAGATGCGAACGAGCCCTGCCGTCATTTGATGCTTCAAGACTACAGAAAATTCGACCCTTGCAGCTATTCTAGCAGCATAAGCCCTTCAATGGCATCTCAAAAGAGCTTTTCGACATATCCTTTTGGAGGACTGGGTTGGGAGGCCAGTGCTTATTCTTCTGGGGGGAATTGGACTGACTGGGGGGCCGGACAATCATTTCCTTCTCTTGGGTTTCATAGAGATAATATCTCTGCTCCGTATTTTGAAGAAACTGGCCAACAAACTGAGATCTCTCCTGGGTTCATAGCTGCTCAGGCCGTCTCTTCGTTGCAAATCGGCGATGATTCAAGTGAGGGACGATTCGCTTTGGGTAACCGCCTCAATTTTTACAGAGAGTTATAA
- the LOC109728739 gene encoding meiotic recombination protein SPO11-2 isoform X2, which produces MGSDLIKSSLFYADQRLCSAEILPPPQVRARIEVAVLNFLKALSSTTPAISNLPMISRRSDNCGLRSGLFSDVPSIFLSYNFCRRSLMRANDAKAFVRVWKVMQMCFLILGEGKLVTQRELFYKLICDSPEYFTSQSQVNRTLQDVISLLRCSRQSLGVMASSRGAIIGRLVLQEPGEEGIDCSTLGPAGHAITGDLNLLSKVVFNSDARYIIIVEKDGIFQRLAEDHLFNQIPCILITAKGYPDMATRFILHRLTQTFPEMPIFGLVDW; this is translated from the exons ATGGGATCGGATCTGATCAAATCCTCGCTCTTCTACGCGGATCAACGTCTCTGCTCCGCCGAGATCCTCCCTCCTCCT CAGGTCCGAGCGAGGATCGAGGTCGCCGTCCTTAATTTCCTCAAGGCCCTCTCGTCCACAACCCCCGCCATCTCCAATCTCCCCATG ATTAGCCGAAGATCTGATAACTGTGGGCTACGTAGTGGGTTATTTAGTGATGTTCCCTCCATCTTTCTCTCCTATAACTTCTGCAGAAGGTCTTTGATGAGAGCGAATGATGCGAAGGCCTTTGTTAGAG TCTGGAAGGTTATGCAAATGTGCTTTCTAATTCTTGGTGAGGGAAAGCTGGTCACCCAGCGTGAGCTCTTCTATAAGCTCATCTGCGACTCACCTGAATACTTCACTTCTCAAAGTcaggttaatagaacactccAAG ATGTCATTTCATTGCTTCGTTGTTCTCGGCAAAGTTTAGGAGTGATGGCATCGAGCAGAGGTGCTATTATTGGACGCCTGGTATTACAG GAGCCGGGAGAAGAAGGTATCGACTGTTCTACACTTGGACCGGCAGGACATGCTATAACTGGAGACCTGAACTTGTTGAGCAAAGTAGTTTTCAATTCAGATGCTCGATATATCATCATAGTGGAGAAG GATGGTATCTTTCAGAGGCTGGCTGAAGACCACTTATTCAATCAGATACCATGTATTCTGATCACAGCTAAAGGGTATCCTGACATGGCAACAAG GTTTATCTTGCATCGTTTAACCCAGACGTTTCCAGAAATGCCAATCTTTGGTTTGGTTGACTGGTGA
- the LOC109728739 gene encoding meiotic recombination protein SPO11-2 isoform X1: protein MGSDLIKSSLFYADQRLCSAEILPPPQVRARIEVAVLNFLKALSSTTPAISNLPMISRRSDNCGLRSGLFSDVPSIFLSYNFCRRSLMRANDAKAFVRVWKVMQMCFLILGEGKLVTQRELFYKLICDSPEYFTSQSQVNRTLQDVISLLRCSRQSLGVMASSRGAIIGRLVLQEPGEEGIDCSTLGPAGHAITGDLNLLSKVVFNSDARYIIIVEKDGIFQRLAEDHLFNQIPCILITAKGYPDMATRFILHRLTQTFPEMPIFGLVDWNPAGLAILCTYKYGSITMGLESYRYACNVKWLGIRGDDLHLIPEESLLELKPRDLQIAKSLLSSKMLQDAYKNELRLMVKVGRRAEIEALYCHGFDFLGKYIARKIVQSAYI from the exons ATGGGATCGGATCTGATCAAATCCTCGCTCTTCTACGCGGATCAACGTCTCTGCTCCGCCGAGATCCTCCCTCCTCCTCAG GTCCGAGCGAGGATCGAGGTCGCCGTCCTTAATTTCCTCAAGGCCCTCTCGTCCACAACCCCCGCCATCTCCAATCTCCCCATG ATTAGCCGAAGATCTGATAACTGTGGGCTACGTAGTGGGTTATTTAGTGATGTTCCCTCCATCTTTCTCTCCTATAACTTCTGCAGAAGGTCTTTGATGAGAGCGAATGATGCGAAGGCCTTTGTTAGAG TCTGGAAGGTTATGCAAATGTGCTTTCTAATTCTTGGTGAGGGAAAGCTGGTCACCCAGCGTGAGCTCTTCTATAAGCTCATCTGCGACTCACCTGAATACTTCACTTCTCAAAGTcaggttaatagaacactccAAG ATGTCATTTCATTGCTTCGTTGTTCTCGGCAAAGTTTAGGAGTGATGGCATCGAGCAGAGGTGCTATTATTGGACGCCTGGTATTACAG GAGCCGGGAGAAGAAGGTATCGACTGTTCTACACTTGGACCGGCAGGACATGCTATAACTGGAGACCTGAACTTGTTGAGCAAAGTAGTTTTCAATTCAGATGCTCGATATATCATCATAGTGGAGAAG GATGGTATCTTTCAGAGGCTGGCTGAAGACCACTTATTCAATCAGATACCATGTATTCTGATCACAGCTAAAGGGTATCCTGACATGGCAACAAG GTTTATCTTGCATCGTTTAACCCAGACGTTTCCAGAAATGCCAATCTTTGGTTTGGTTGACTG GAATCCAGCTGGGCTTGCTATACTCTGTACCTACAAGTATGGAAGCATTACTATGGGTCTGGAGTCCTATAGATACG CTTGCAATGTTAAATGGCTCGGAATTCGAGGAGATGATCTGCATCTTATCCCTGAAGAGTCGTTGCTCGAGCTAAAACCACGTGATCTTCAAATAGCTAAAAGTTTGTTGTCATCTAAGATGTTGCAG GATGCTTACAAAAATGAATTGAGATTGATGGTCAAGGTGGGACGTCGGGCGGAGATCGAAGCTTTATACTGCCATGGATTTGATTTCTTGGGGAAATACATTGCAAGAAAGATTGTGCAATCTGCTTACATTTGA